Genomic DNA from Methanobacterium sp.:
TAAAAAAAATTAAGCAATTAGTATGAATTTATTATATTTTTTAAATTTCTTTTGCTTCAAGCATGTTATTTCCTGAACATGTAAAGAAAAAAGAAAATAAGTCATCTTTTAGATACTTCAATCATTCGTTCAACAGCGCTTCTTGCTTTATTTGCAATTTTTTCATCCACTGTTACAACAAATTCCTCATTTAACAGAGAATTTTTAACCTTTTCAAGTGTGTGCAGTTTCATAGTTTTACATATAGCCTCAGATAATGCAGGGATGATATTTTTATCTGGATTTTCCCGTCTAAGGCGCGTTACAAGATCCACTTCTGTACCGATTATAAATGTGCTCTTAGGAGATTCTTTAACGTGACTTATCATTCCACCTGTGCTTAAAACATAATCTGCCATTTCCTGAATCTCTGGATCACATTCTGGATGAACAAGTATCTCTGCTTCCGGATATTTCTCTTTTAAAAAGAATATTTCGCCTGTAAACATTTTATGCACATAACAATGCCCGCCTTCAGGAATTGGGATTATTTCTTTATCTGTAAACCTTGATACATATGCTGCAAGGTTCATGTCTGGTCCAAAGAGTATTCTATCTTCCTCAAGGCTCTCAACGATTTTAACAGCATTTGAAGATGTGCACAAAATATCTGCCTCTGCTTTTGCCTCTGCAAGGGTGTTAACATACAAAACAACTGCAGCATCACTGAATCTCTGTTTTGCTTTTCTTACATCTTCTGCAGGGAGCATGTGTGCCATAGGACATTCTGCCCCGGTATCAGGAATCAGTATTTTTTTATCAGGGTTTAATATTGATGCAGTTTCTGCCATGAAGTCAACACCGCAGAAAATAACCAGATCTTTATCTTCTATTTCCGATGCCTTTATACAAAGCTCGAGAGAATCACCTATGAAATCTGCAATCTCCTGTATATCTCCTGTCTGGTAGTTATGAGCCAGTATTATTGCATTTTTTTCTTCTTTAAGTTGTATAATTTCTCTTTGCAGATCATTTAACATAAAAATCGCCTTCAAATCAGTATAATTAAAAACAGTGCCAAAATTGAATATTTAACTATAGCTATTGAAATTTATTTATCTGTTTTATCTAATAAATACTTAAACCTTAAGGGGATTAGTAAAAATTTTTTACTATGGATGCCAAAAATGCTATTTTTAAGATGACCTGCTTTGGAGTTACTTTAGGTTCTCTATTCTATTATATTTTGCAGGTTTCGATTTTTGAAGCCAAAAATTCCCTGAGCCGCAGACACTGCGTGTTTACATGGCCCTGTTTTAGAATTTCTCCAGTATTTGGCCATAAATATCTTTTATTTTACCATCAGACTTTTCATAAATCATCCTTAGAATCAGTTCAGGAGTACTCTTTGCCAGATAGTTCATTTTAGGCGTTCTATCAACAATAAGATTGTAATTTTCATCCAGTCCTTTTGCTTCAATTCCATCTACCCTCACTTCAGTGTATTTCATTATCTCACGTGCCATGTGTGTTACAATGACTGCATATGAATCAGACCCCTTTAATAAATCAATAAAACTTGCAATTATCTTTACAGCAGCTTCAAGCTCAGTAATTGCCTCTAATTCATCAAGAAGAACTAATTTACTGGTATCTGTAATTACAACGGGTATGAATGTGTTTAAGAAGGATTCAAATGCTCCAGCATCAAGTGATCTTTTCTTTGAGAAGAAATATAATTCATCAACCAGCTTTACAGTGGCTTTATCTGCACAAACTGGAAGTCCCATCTGGGCCATTATTGAAATCTGGGCCATGGTCTCAAGTAGTGTTGTTTTACCACCACTGTTTGCCCCGGTAAGGAGTGCAACATTTTCAGGTATTTTAAGGGAGTAATCTATTTTTTGAATATTGAGTCCATTTTCTAATACCAAATTAAGGTGCACTGCTCCTTTAAAACTAAATTCATCTCCTAATACTGGTGGATTTAAATTATAGTAATGTGCAAAGCATCCGATGGCAAACTCGTAATCAAACTCAAGTATTTCCTGAATTTCAGATTCTACCTTTTCTTTAAGGTCATAAAGACGTGAAGCAGCTTTAACCTTCCCTTCAAATGCATCGATGTGCTTGCTTGCAATTACCTGTTTTTTAATTCTTTCAAGCTCCCTGTAATCAATTTCAACAGGGTATTTCTGGATGAAAGGATCAAATGAACTGCCTGTTTTCTCTTTAATTTCATCACGGGCTTCTTTTATTACTTCATCGAAGATTTTCTGGATTTTACCGGGCATTCCTTCATTCATGAGTGCTAATATTTCATCGCCTTTAAGATCAACCTTTTTAATACTGTCTTTGAGTTTCTTATCAGCTTTTATCTTTGCTGATTCTACAGCCTCATCAAATAAGCTTTCATCAACTTTCAAAGATTGCAGAGAGTCCAGAATTTCAATAACTTCCTTAATTACTGATTCTCTTTTCAGTATATTTTTAATTTTCAGTATATTTGACAAAAGATCATAATTGGCGTAGAAATATGAAAGAACTGTTTCAGGGACTATTTCATATTCCAAAGAGTCACTGGTGACCATTGCAACGTTATATGTGTTATCAAGTTCTATTTCACCAGTTGAATATATATAAACTACAAATTCATAATCTTCAAGGTTTTCAAGTTCCTCTGCTGTAATGATAGTACAGTATCTGTTTAAATTCATTTCAAGTAGTCTGTGATAATCAGTTCTTGATTCTACAAGTAAAGCTTTTGCTGAATCATATTTGGGTTTATCTTTAGTTGAGTGATTTATTTTTTTAAGTAAATCACTGATTTCGTCTACTGGTAGCTTTGATACAGTTTCTTTTGCTTTCATTACAAAGTCAAGATTTTCATTTATTGCATTAACATCATTAGTTGGACTTATCAGGAGGATACGGTTTTTTCCATATTTTGTATTTGAATATGCAATAATTCTGGCCATTATATCATCATAAATTTGAGCTGCACGGCTGGTTTTTAAAAATTCTTCTTTAGGATTACCTAAAACAGTGTTTACTATTTCTATGGCTTTAGATTGACTTACACCTTCAATTTTTGAAATTCTATCAATTTCAAAGTTTTTAATTGCGGTGATCAGCTCTTCTTCACTTCCAAAACTGTCCACAATTTTTCTGGCCAGTTTTTCGCCTATACCTTTGATTTTTGTTAGATCCACTTTTTATCACCGTTAACGCCCTATTATTTGATCATATTAATTTTATAGCTTTACATATACATTATTAATTGCAGGAACATTACTGGATAAATTTGAAAAATTTTTTATTCATTTTCAATATATAGCGTTGGTATGTTTAAATATAATTTGGTAGACATGGATAAATGATATTTAAATCAAAATTAATAATCCATACTTCGTAAACGATATGTTAAAGTCTTTGGATTCTAATAGTGTGTTTGAATTATTTTTCTTAAGCTTTTTTGAATATTCACTAGTTTTAAAGTTCTATTTTTTTAAAGGTCTTTATTCAAATCTTGCAAAAAACCTCATTAATTTGTAAATAGCATCTG
This window encodes:
- a CDS encoding helix-hairpin-helix domain-containing protein, whose amino-acid sequence is MDLTKIKGIGEKLARKIVDSFGSEEELITAIKNFEIDRISKIEGVSQSKAIEIVNTVLGNPKEEFLKTSRAAQIYDDIMARIIAYSNTKYGKNRILLISPTNDVNAINENLDFVMKAKETVSKLPVDEISDLLKKINHSTKDKPKYDSAKALLVESRTDYHRLLEMNLNRYCTIITAEELENLEDYEFVVYIYSTGEIELDNTYNVAMVTSDSLEYEIVPETVLSYFYANYDLLSNILKIKNILKRESVIKEVIEILDSLQSLKVDESLFDEAVESAKIKADKKLKDSIKKVDLKGDEILALMNEGMPGKIQKIFDEVIKEARDEIKEKTGSSFDPFIQKYPVEIDYRELERIKKQVIASKHIDAFEGKVKAASRLYDLKEKVESEIQEILEFDYEFAIGCFAHYYNLNPPVLGDEFSFKGAVHLNLVLENGLNIQKIDYSLKIPENVALLTGANSGGKTTLLETMAQISIMAQMGLPVCADKATVKLVDELYFFSKKRSLDAGAFESFLNTFIPVVITDTSKLVLLDELEAITELEAAVKIIASFIDLLKGSDSYAVIVTHMAREIMKYTEVRVDGIEAKGLDENYNLIVDRTPKMNYLAKSTPELILRMIYEKSDGKIKDIYGQILEKF
- the nadA gene encoding quinolinate synthase NadA → MLNDLQREIIQLKEEKNAIILAHNYQTGDIQEIADFIGDSLELCIKASEIEDKDLVIFCGVDFMAETASILNPDKKILIPDTGAECPMAHMLPAEDVRKAKQRFSDAAVVLYVNTLAEAKAEADILCTSSNAVKIVESLEEDRILFGPDMNLAAYVSRFTDKEIIPIPEGGHCYVHKMFTGEIFFLKEKYPEAEILVHPECDPEIQEMADYVLSTGGMISHVKESPKSTFIIGTEVDLVTRLRRENPDKNIIPALSEAICKTMKLHTLEKVKNSLLNEEFVVTVDEKIANKARSAVERMIEVSKR